One Cupriavidus oxalaticus genomic region harbors:
- a CDS encoding ankyrin repeat domain-containing protein, with the protein MLAARLLLCFAFVIVMLTHVSSAAGALPATELHAAAASGNTARVRALLASGATIDARDAQGRTALLVATHHNRVQAATVLIEAGADVNAKDAIQDSPYLYAGARGHNEILRMALAHGADLRSTNRYGGTALIPAAERGHVETVRMLIAAGVDVDHVNRLKWTALLEAIILGNGGAAHTEIVRLLVQARANVNLADGEGVSPLQHARQRGYAQIERILSAAGAR; encoded by the coding sequence ATGCTGGCTGCGCGCCTGCTCCTCTGTTTCGCCTTCGTCATTGTCATGCTGACCCACGTTTCTTCCGCGGCCGGCGCTTTGCCGGCCACCGAACTCCATGCCGCCGCTGCCAGCGGCAACACCGCACGCGTGCGTGCGCTGCTTGCCAGCGGCGCCACCATCGACGCCCGTGATGCGCAGGGACGTACCGCGCTGCTGGTCGCCACGCATCACAACCGGGTGCAGGCGGCAACGGTGCTGATCGAGGCCGGCGCCGACGTCAATGCGAAGGATGCGATCCAGGACAGCCCCTACCTCTACGCCGGCGCGCGCGGCCACAACGAGATCCTGCGCATGGCGCTGGCCCACGGCGCAGACCTGCGCAGCACCAACCGCTACGGCGGCACCGCGCTGATCCCCGCCGCCGAGCGCGGGCATGTCGAGACCGTGCGCATGCTGATCGCGGCGGGCGTGGACGTCGACCATGTCAACCGGCTGAAATGGACGGCGCTGCTCGAGGCCATCATCCTCGGCAACGGCGGCGCCGCGCATACCGAGATCGTGCGCCTGCTGGTGCAGGCGCGCGCCAATGTGAACCTCGCCGACGGCGAGGGCGTCAGTCCGCTGCAGCATGCGCGCCAGCGCGGCTATGCGCAGATCGAGCGCATTCTCAGCGCCGCTGGCGCGCGCTGA
- a CDS encoding aromatic-ring-hydroxylating dioxygenase subunit beta: MNYSLYRESTLGTARAIELRLEIDAFHADYCAALDAGMVEHWPGFFTDDALYRITARENAERNLPVGLVYAEGIGMMRDRAAAIANTQMFAPRYNLHLVTNTRVSAETADGDIVAQANFMLLQTLVEGPTTIHLAGSYHDRFRRQGGRLLLRERQVVYDTTIIANDLVYPV; encoded by the coding sequence ATGAACTACTCCCTCTATCGCGAGAGCACCCTCGGCACGGCGCGCGCGATCGAACTGCGGCTGGAGATCGATGCCTTCCACGCGGACTACTGCGCCGCACTGGACGCCGGCATGGTCGAGCATTGGCCGGGCTTCTTCACCGACGATGCGCTCTACCGCATCACCGCGCGCGAGAACGCCGAACGCAACCTGCCCGTCGGGCTGGTGTATGCCGAAGGCATCGGCATGATGCGCGATCGCGCCGCGGCGATCGCCAATACGCAGATGTTCGCGCCGCGCTACAACCTGCACCTGGTGACCAACACGCGGGTCAGCGCTGAAACCGCCGACGGCGATATCGTGGCGCAGGCCAACTTCATGCTGTTGCAGACGCTGGTCGAAGGCCCCACCACGATCCACCTCGCCGGGAGCTATCACGACCGCTTCCGCCGCCAGGGCGGCAGGCTGCTGCTGCGCGAGCGGCAGGTGGTGTATGACACCACCATCATTGCGAACGACCTGGTCTATCCGGTCTGA
- a CDS encoding ABC transporter ATP-binding protein, whose translation MSATATPALELSGLHAWYGESHILHGVDLAVQPGEVVTLLGRNGAGRTTTLRAIMGLVGTRKGSVRVFGQETIGMKTHRIAPLGLGYCPEERAIFASLSCEENLMLPPAFEAGPGATGLREPMSVAEIYEMFPNLHERRKSQGTRMSGGEQQMLAVARILRTRASVLLLDEISEGLAPVIVQKLAKMIATLRRRGYTIVMVEQNFRFAAPLADRFFVMEHGRIVEAFAAGELERKMPALNALLGV comes from the coding sequence ATGAGCGCAACCGCCACCCCGGCTCTGGAATTGAGCGGCCTGCATGCCTGGTACGGCGAATCGCACATCCTGCACGGCGTCGACCTGGCGGTCCAGCCGGGCGAAGTGGTGACGCTGCTGGGCCGCAACGGCGCGGGTCGCACCACCACGCTGCGCGCCATCATGGGACTGGTTGGCACGCGCAAGGGATCGGTGCGCGTATTCGGCCAGGAAACCATCGGCATGAAGACACACCGCATCGCGCCGCTGGGGCTGGGATATTGCCCGGAGGAGCGCGCCATCTTCGCCAGCCTGTCGTGCGAAGAGAACCTGATGCTGCCGCCGGCTTTCGAGGCAGGGCCAGGCGCGACGGGGCTGCGCGAGCCGATGTCCGTTGCCGAGATCTACGAGATGTTCCCCAACCTGCACGAGCGGCGCAAGAGCCAGGGCACGCGCATGTCGGGCGGCGAGCAGCAGATGCTGGCGGTGGCGCGCATCTTGCGCACCCGCGCGAGCGTGCTGCTGCTCGACGAGATCTCGGAAGGGCTGGCGCCGGTGATCGTGCAAAAGCTGGCGAAGATGATCGCCACGCTGCGCCGGCGCGGCTACACCATCGTCATGGTGGAGCAGAACTTCCGCTTCGCGGCACCGCTGGCGGACCGCTTCTTCGTGATGGAGCACGGCCGCATCGTGGAGGCCTTCGCCGCCGGCGAGCTGGAGCGGAAGATGCCCGCGCTCAATGCCCTGCTGGGCGTGTAA
- a CDS encoding NAD(P)/FAD-dependent oxidoreductase: protein MTQHTPILIIGAGQAGAMAAAALRGLGYGGRIVMAGSERHAPYERPPLSKSVLADAGQEGRIGVHPASFYADQDIELRLGACVTALDPAQRVAHVADGSAIGYDACLLTTGGNARVLAALPPGTPHVHYLRSLDDATRLRDAMRRAGELVVIGGGFLGLETASTAAGMGLKVTLVESADRLLGRALPPELGTWLADRVRAQGVTLRLGCGIAHCDVRGYAVQMRLADGSGLRAPLVVVAIGLTPEVTLAAGAGLALHPQNGGIRVDQQGRTSAPGIHAAGDCCSQHQPLFGTEMRLESWQSANEQARIAAASMLGVDAEPAALPWFWTDQFGCNVQMLGAAHPDIRYAWRGSAAHDAAAPKFMLLGTRHGRLSHAIAVNAGGDLRQLRPLVGQDVSAHLARLCDGTLPLRQVVRQCHADADSSITL, encoded by the coding sequence ATGACACAGCACACGCCCATCCTGATCATCGGCGCCGGACAGGCCGGGGCCATGGCCGCCGCCGCGCTGCGCGGCCTTGGCTACGGCGGCCGCATCGTCATGGCAGGCAGCGAACGGCACGCGCCGTACGAGCGCCCGCCACTGTCCAAGTCCGTGCTGGCCGACGCCGGGCAGGAAGGCAGGATCGGCGTGCATCCCGCCAGCTTCTATGCGGACCAGGACATCGAACTGCGGCTGGGCGCCTGCGTCACCGCGCTCGATCCCGCGCAGCGGGTCGCGCACGTGGCGGACGGCAGCGCCATCGGCTACGACGCCTGCCTGCTCACCACCGGCGGCAATGCCCGCGTGCTGGCGGCGCTGCCGCCGGGTACGCCGCATGTGCACTACCTGCGCTCGCTGGACGATGCAACGCGCCTGCGCGACGCCATGCGGCGCGCTGGCGAACTTGTGGTGATCGGCGGCGGCTTCCTTGGCCTGGAGACCGCTTCGACCGCCGCGGGCATGGGCCTGAAGGTAACGCTGGTAGAGAGCGCGGACCGCCTGCTTGGCCGCGCGCTGCCACCGGAGCTTGGCACCTGGCTGGCAGACCGGGTGCGGGCACAAGGCGTGACCCTGCGCCTCGGTTGCGGCATCGCCCACTGTGATGTGCGGGGCTATGCCGTGCAGATGCGGCTCGCTGACGGCTCCGGACTGCGCGCGCCACTGGTGGTGGTCGCCATCGGCCTGACCCCGGAAGTGACGCTCGCCGCCGGCGCCGGCCTGGCGCTGCATCCGCAGAATGGCGGCATCCGGGTCGACCAGCAGGGCCGCACCAGCGCGCCGGGAATCCATGCCGCCGGCGACTGCTGCAGCCAGCACCAGCCGCTGTTCGGCACCGAGATGCGGCTCGAGTCGTGGCAAAGCGCCAATGAACAGGCGCGCATCGCGGCGGCATCCATGCTGGGCGTGGATGCGGAACCCGCGGCGCTGCCGTGGTTCTGGACCGACCAGTTCGGCTGCAACGTGCAGATGCTCGGCGCCGCGCATCCGGATATCCGCTATGCCTGGCGCGGCTCCGCCGCCCACGATGCCGCCGCCCCGAAGTTCATGCTGCTCGGCACCCGCCACGGCCGCCTGAGCCATGCCATTGCCGTGAATGCCGGCGGCGACCTGCGCCAGCTTCGCCCACTGGTCGGACAGGACGTCTCGGCGCATCTGGCCCGCCTGTGCGACGGCACATTGCCGCTGCGGCAAGTCGTCCGCCAATGCCACGCCGACGCTGACAGCTCCATCACACTCTGA
- a CDS encoding ABC transporter substrate-binding protein: MSTSRILRTLAASSALLGLAQAAPALADASGVKIGVITDMSGSYADLSGKGSVVAAQMAVEEFGGKALGKPVTVLSADHQNKADIASSLARRWFDTDGVDMVIDFPNSSTALAVQEVARQKQKIDIVSTGGAMALTNQNCSPTGFHWAWDTYSVSYPLVRRLIDQGRNSWYYITVDYAFGQSLEADFRKAVDAGGGKNVGSTRHPLNASDFSSPVVAASASKAKVVVLANAGNDMINGVKAAGEFGLIKAGQTVITPSTFITDIKSLGLPAAQGLTYVDPFRLDLDAKSKDFVERYYKRHKAYPTHGQIGVYSGVLHYLKAVEAARTVEGPAVADKMRALPVNDAFVRNGKVRIDGRMVHDMYLAQAKTPAESKGPWDLVKYIGTIPGDEAFRPLSASECALVKK, from the coding sequence ATGTCCACCTCTCGCATTCTCCGCACCCTTGCCGCGTCGTCCGCCCTGCTCGGCCTGGCGCAGGCCGCGCCCGCCCTGGCCGACGCCAGCGGCGTGAAGATCGGCGTCATCACCGATATGTCCGGTTCCTATGCCGACCTGTCCGGCAAGGGCTCGGTCGTTGCCGCCCAGATGGCCGTCGAGGAGTTCGGCGGCAAGGCGCTGGGCAAGCCCGTCACAGTGCTGTCCGCCGATCACCAGAACAAGGCCGATATCGCCTCGTCGCTGGCGCGCCGCTGGTTCGATACGGACGGTGTCGACATGGTGATCGACTTCCCCAACTCGTCGACCGCGCTGGCGGTGCAGGAAGTCGCGCGCCAGAAGCAGAAGATCGATATCGTCTCCACCGGCGGCGCCATGGCGCTGACCAACCAGAACTGCTCGCCCACGGGATTCCACTGGGCCTGGGACACTTACTCGGTGTCGTATCCGCTGGTGCGCCGCCTGATCGACCAGGGCCGCAACAGCTGGTACTACATCACGGTGGACTACGCCTTCGGCCAGTCGCTGGAAGCCGACTTCCGCAAGGCCGTGGATGCCGGCGGCGGCAAGAACGTGGGCAGCACCCGCCATCCGCTCAATGCCAGCGATTTCAGCAGCCCGGTGGTCGCGGCCTCGGCCTCCAAGGCCAAGGTGGTGGTGCTGGCCAATGCCGGCAATGACATGATCAACGGCGTCAAGGCGGCCGGCGAGTTCGGCCTGATCAAGGCGGGGCAGACGGTCATCACCCCGTCCACCTTCATCACCGACATCAAGAGCCTGGGACTGCCCGCCGCGCAGGGCCTGACCTATGTCGACCCGTTCAGGCTCGACCTCGACGCAAAGTCGAAGGACTTCGTCGAACGCTACTACAAGCGCCACAAGGCGTATCCCACGCACGGGCAGATCGGCGTCTATTCCGGTGTGCTGCATTACCTGAAGGCCGTGGAAGCCGCCAGGACCGTCGAGGGCCCCGCGGTGGCGGACAAGATGCGCGCCCTGCCCGTCAACGACGCCTTCGTGCGCAACGGCAAGGTCCGGATCGATGGCCGCATGGTGCACGACATGTACCTGGCCCAGGCCAAGACGCCGGCGGAATCGAAGGGGCCGTGGGACCTGGTCAAGTACATCGGCACGATTCCCGGCGACGAGGCCTTCCGCCCCCTGTCCGCCAGCGAATGCGCGCTGGTCAAGAAGTGA
- a CDS encoding branched-chain amino acid ABC transporter permease produces the protein MASPTNATRPLFAYGLLLAALLLAPWLGAYPVLVMKLLCFALFACAFNLLLGYTGLVSFGHAAFFGGAAYACGYAMKSLQLTPELALLGGTAFGALLGLVFGTLAIRRQGIYFAMITLALAQMFYFFCLQAPVTGGEDGMQAVPRGELFGVLPLASDHTMYYVVLAITVAAFLGIMRIVNSPFGQILRAIKENEPRAVSLGYDADRFKLLAFVLSSALAGLAGALKTLVLGFATLTDVHWMISGSVILMTLVGGMGTLSGPLVGALVIVALENKLGDAGNALAAMTGISWFDTLGESVSMVTGLIFVVCVLTFRRGIMGEILARWQARPALQHNAAPTPGAARTSQG, from the coding sequence ATGGCAAGTCCCACTAACGCAACGCGGCCTCTGTTCGCATACGGACTGCTGCTGGCGGCCCTGCTGCTCGCGCCCTGGCTGGGCGCCTACCCGGTGCTGGTGATGAAGCTGCTGTGCTTTGCGCTGTTCGCCTGCGCCTTCAACCTGCTGCTGGGCTACACCGGGCTGGTGTCGTTCGGCCATGCCGCCTTCTTCGGCGGCGCGGCCTACGCCTGCGGATATGCGATGAAGTCGCTGCAGCTCACGCCGGAACTGGCGCTGCTGGGCGGCACCGCGTTCGGTGCCCTGCTGGGACTGGTGTTCGGCACGCTGGCGATCCGCCGCCAGGGCATCTACTTCGCCATGATCACGCTGGCGCTGGCGCAGATGTTCTACTTCTTCTGCCTGCAGGCACCGGTGACCGGCGGCGAAGACGGCATGCAGGCGGTGCCGCGCGGCGAGCTGTTCGGTGTGCTGCCGCTGGCGTCCGACCACACCATGTACTACGTCGTGCTGGCGATCACGGTCGCAGCCTTCCTCGGCATCATGCGCATCGTCAACTCGCCTTTCGGGCAGATCCTGCGGGCGATCAAGGAGAACGAGCCGCGCGCGGTCTCGCTGGGCTATGACGCGGATCGGTTCAAGCTGCTGGCGTTCGTGCTGTCGTCGGCCCTGGCAGGGCTGGCGGGGGCGCTCAAGACCCTGGTGCTGGGCTTCGCCACGCTGACCGATGTCCACTGGATGATATCGGGCTCGGTGATCCTGATGACATTGGTTGGCGGCATGGGCACGCTGTCCGGCCCGCTGGTCGGCGCGCTGGTCATCGTTGCGCTGGAGAACAAGCTGGGGGATGCGGGCAACGCGCTGGCGGCCATGACCGGGATCAGCTGGTTCGATACGCTGGGCGAGTCGGTCAGCATGGTGACCGGGCTGATCTTCGTGGTCTGCGTGCTGACGTTCCGCCGCGGCATCATGGGCGAGATCCTGGCACGCTGGCAGGCACGTCCCGCGCTTCAGCACAATGCCGCGCCCACGCCCGGCGCGGCCCGCACCAGTCAGGGTTAA
- a CDS encoding MarR family winged helix-turn-helix transcriptional regulator yields the protein MSPRAKRNATSESGSTATAVPEADPAKELLWARPGFLVRRLHQIHVAMFFEECKAPNITPVQYAILTVLSVLPGLDQTSLGQEVGLDRTTTMDVVRRLEDRGLVERRENPADRRTRHVHLTREGKSVVTSLRADMARAQERMLAPLKPAQREVFMELLATLVEANNQYSRTVLRSM from the coding sequence ATGTCTCCGAGAGCAAAGCGCAACGCAACGAGTGAAAGCGGCAGCACGGCAACTGCGGTGCCGGAAGCGGATCCGGCCAAGGAACTGCTCTGGGCACGTCCCGGGTTTCTTGTGCGGCGGCTTCACCAGATCCACGTGGCGATGTTCTTCGAGGAGTGCAAGGCGCCCAATATCACGCCGGTCCAGTACGCCATCCTGACTGTGTTGTCGGTGCTGCCGGGACTGGACCAGACCTCGCTGGGGCAGGAAGTGGGGCTTGACCGCACCACGACCATGGACGTGGTGCGCCGGCTGGAAGACCGCGGCCTGGTCGAGCGCCGCGAGAACCCTGCGGACCGGCGCACGCGCCATGTCCACCTGACGCGCGAAGGCAAGAGCGTGGTCACGTCGCTGCGCGCCGACATGGCGCGCGCGCAGGAACGCATGTTGGCGCCGCTGAAGCCGGCGCAGCGCGAGGTGTTCATGGAGTTGCTGGCGACGCTGGTGGAGGCCAACAACCAGTACAGCCGCACGGTGTTGCGAAGCATGTAA
- a CDS encoding ABC transporter ATP-binding protein, with amino-acid sequence MPEQDVILRTQGLTKAFKGFTAVSDVSLSVRRGSIHALIGPNGAGKTTCFNLLTKFHAPSSGSIHFNGTDITALRPAQIARMGVIRSFQISAVFPQLTVLENVRIALQRKLGTSWQFWRGKRSLSQLDKRAMELLDDVGLAGFAHLGTAELAYGRKRALELATTLATDPELMLLDEPTQGMGHEDVETVTALIKRVSAGRTVLMVEHNMSVVSSIVDRITVLQRGAVLAEGTYDEISRDPQVKEAYMGTTEDQQEAA; translated from the coding sequence ATGCCCGAGCAAGACGTGATCCTGCGCACGCAGGGGCTGACCAAGGCGTTCAAGGGCTTCACCGCCGTCAGCGATGTCAGCCTGTCGGTGCGGCGCGGCTCGATCCACGCGCTGATCGGCCCCAACGGCGCCGGCAAGACCACCTGCTTCAACCTGCTGACCAAGTTCCACGCCCCGTCATCCGGTTCCATCCATTTCAACGGCACCGACATCACCGCGCTGCGCCCGGCGCAGATCGCCCGCATGGGCGTGATCCGCTCGTTCCAGATTTCCGCGGTGTTCCCGCAGCTGACCGTGCTCGAGAACGTGCGCATCGCGCTGCAGCGCAAGCTGGGTACGTCGTGGCAGTTCTGGCGCGGCAAGCGCTCGCTGTCGCAGCTGGACAAGCGTGCGATGGAACTGCTGGACGACGTGGGGCTGGCCGGCTTCGCGCACCTGGGCACCGCCGAACTGGCCTATGGCCGCAAGCGCGCGCTGGAGCTGGCCACCACGCTCGCCACCGATCCCGAGCTGATGCTGCTGGACGAGCCCACGCAGGGCATGGGCCATGAGGACGTCGAGACCGTGACGGCGCTGATCAAGCGCGTGTCGGCGGGACGGACCGTGCTGATGGTGGAGCACAACATGAGCGTGGTGTCGTCGATCGTCGATCGCATCACGGTGCTGCAGCGCGGCGCCGTGCTGGCCGAGGGCACGTATGACGAGATCTCGCGCGACCCGCAGGTAAAGGAAGCCTATATGGGAACCACGGAAGACCAGCAGGAGGCCGCATGA
- a CDS encoding non-heme iron oxygenase ferredoxin subunit: MAWIHIDAADTLQNDEVMPLTLGERQLAVYRSDDAYFVTDNVCTHQYALLSDGYLEDGCIECPLHQARFDIRTGKAMCAPATGDIRTYPVKIEDSRVWVEL, from the coding sequence ATGGCATGGATTCACATCGATGCGGCCGACACGCTGCAGAACGACGAGGTGATGCCGCTGACGCTGGGCGAACGCCAGCTTGCCGTCTATCGCAGCGACGATGCGTACTTTGTCACCGACAACGTCTGCACGCACCAGTACGCGCTGCTGTCGGACGGCTACCTGGAAGACGGCTGCATCGAATGCCCGCTGCACCAGGCACGCTTCGACATCCGCACCGGCAAGGCGATGTGCGCGCCCGCCACCGGCGATATCCGCACCTATCCGGTCAAGATCGAAGACAGCCGGGTGTGGGTCGAGCTGTAA
- a CDS encoding branched-chain amino acid ABC transporter permease — protein MELFGVPLPALLSQLLLGLVNGSFYAILSLGLAVIFGLLNVINFAHGALFMLGAVLAWMGLNYLGINYWLMLLLAPLAAGALGVVLERTMLRHLYRFDHLYGLLLTLGICLLIEGLLRSVYGVSGLPYPTPEALTGVSQLGFMVLPNYRAWVVLASLTVCFATWFMIEKTRLGAYLRAGTENPRMVEAFGVNVPLLVTLTYAFGVGLAAFAGVLAAPVMQVSPLMGQNLIITVFAVVVIGGMGSILGSIFTGLGLGVFEGIAKVYYPEASATVVFVAMVCVLLVRPAGLFGKEK, from the coding sequence ATGGAATTGTTTGGAGTGCCCCTGCCCGCGCTGCTGAGCCAGCTGCTGCTGGGGCTGGTCAACGGATCGTTCTACGCGATCCTGAGCCTCGGGCTGGCCGTGATCTTCGGCCTGCTCAACGTGATCAACTTCGCGCATGGCGCGTTGTTCATGCTGGGCGCGGTGCTGGCCTGGATGGGCCTGAACTACCTCGGGATCAACTACTGGCTGATGCTGCTGCTGGCGCCGCTCGCGGCCGGCGCGCTGGGCGTGGTGCTGGAGCGCACCATGCTGCGCCACCTGTACCGCTTCGACCACCTGTATGGGCTGCTGCTGACGCTCGGCATCTGCCTGCTGATCGAAGGCCTGCTGCGCTCGGTCTATGGGGTCTCGGGCCTGCCCTACCCCACCCCGGAAGCGCTGACCGGCGTCAGCCAGTTGGGCTTCATGGTGCTGCCCAACTACCGTGCCTGGGTGGTGCTGGCTTCGCTGACGGTGTGCTTCGCCACCTGGTTCATGATCGAGAAGACCCGGCTGGGCGCCTACCTGCGCGCCGGCACCGAGAATCCGCGCATGGTGGAGGCCTTCGGCGTCAACGTGCCGCTGCTGGTGACGCTGACCTATGCCTTCGGCGTGGGCCTGGCAGCGTTCGCGGGCGTGCTCGCGGCGCCGGTCATGCAGGTGTCGCCGCTGATGGGACAGAACCTGATCATCACCGTATTCGCGGTGGTGGTGATCGGCGGCATGGGGTCAATCCTCGGCTCGATCTTTACCGGCCTGGGCCTGGGTGTGTTCGAAGGCATCGCCAAGGTCTACTACCCCGAAGCCTCCGCGACTGTTGTCTTCGTCGCGATGGTCTGCGTGCTGCTGGTGCGGCCGGCCGGCCTGTTTGGAAAGGAGAAATGA
- a CDS encoding aromatic ring-hydroxylating dioxygenase subunit alpha — MYQTQAVIQHTLGKKNPGLDECRWPEDGLHYIPDWVYTSQAVHDLELQKIFRGRSWNYVALEAEIPHAGDFKRSYVGATPVVVSRAEDGSIHVFENRCAHRGAEFCRHSQGNTKEFVCPYHQWSYDLKGNLQGVPFKRGVNRAGGMPRDFRNEDHGLVKLHVATRNGVIFASYAPDMESLEDYMTPEILKDFDVVFNGKPLKVLGYYKNELPCNWKMYHENLKDPYHATLLHSFLVVFGLLVAGNESAMIADPVHGRHGTMASAKKEDKYAAVSDENKKEMRSYHEGMRLEDERFLEYVREFDSPWSVTMQTIWPNLIVQREMNTLGVRQIVPNGPDSMLMLWTMFGYEDDTEEMTQHRLRQGNLMGPAGFLGLEDNEAMKFVQEGVRRSSSDLNVLKLDAQQVGTSSSLISESAIRAMYQYYRGVMGF, encoded by the coding sequence ATGTACCAGACACAAGCGGTGATCCAGCACACGCTGGGCAAGAAGAACCCGGGACTGGATGAATGCCGCTGGCCCGAGGATGGGCTGCACTACATCCCCGACTGGGTCTACACCAGCCAGGCCGTCCATGACCTGGAGCTGCAGAAGATCTTCCGCGGCCGCTCGTGGAACTATGTCGCGCTCGAAGCCGAAATCCCGCATGCCGGGGACTTCAAGCGCTCGTATGTCGGCGCGACGCCGGTGGTCGTGTCGCGCGCCGAGGACGGCTCGATCCATGTCTTCGAGAACCGGTGCGCGCACCGCGGCGCCGAGTTCTGCCGCCACAGCCAGGGCAACACCAAGGAATTCGTCTGCCCTTACCACCAGTGGTCCTATGACCTCAAGGGCAACCTGCAGGGGGTTCCGTTCAAGCGCGGCGTCAACCGCGCCGGCGGCATGCCCAGGGACTTCCGCAACGAGGACCATGGGCTGGTGAAACTGCACGTGGCGACGCGCAACGGCGTGATCTTCGCCTCCTACGCCCCCGACATGGAAAGCCTGGAAGACTACATGACGCCGGAGATCCTGAAGGACTTCGACGTGGTCTTCAACGGCAAGCCGCTCAAGGTGCTCGGCTATTACAAGAACGAGCTGCCGTGCAACTGGAAGATGTACCACGAGAACCTGAAGGACCCGTACCACGCCACGCTGCTGCACTCCTTCCTGGTGGTGTTCGGCCTGCTGGTGGCGGGCAACGAGTCGGCGATGATCGCCGACCCGGTGCACGGCCGCCACGGCACCATGGCATCGGCCAAGAAGGAAGACAAGTACGCGGCCGTGAGCGACGAGAACAAGAAGGAGATGCGCTCGTACCACGAAGGCATGAGACTGGAGGACGAACGCTTCCTGGAGTACGTGCGTGAGTTCGACTCGCCGTGGTCGGTGACGATGCAGACGATCTGGCCGAACCTGATCGTGCAGCGCGAGATGAACACGCTGGGCGTGCGCCAGATCGTGCCCAACGGCCCCGACAGCATGCTGATGCTGTGGACCATGTTCGGCTACGAGGACGATACCGAGGAAATGACGCAGCATCGCCTGCGCCAGGGCAACCTGATGGGCCCCGCCGGCTTCCTCGGGCTGGAAGACAACGAGGCGATGAAGTTCGTGCAGGAAGGCGTGCGCCGCTCCAGCAGCGACCTCAACGTGCTCAAGCTGGATGCGCAGCAGGTCGGCACGTCCAGTTCCCTGATCTCCGAATCCGCGATCCGCGCGATGTACCAGTACTACCGCGGCGTGATGGGGTTCTGA
- a CDS encoding intradiol ring-cleavage dioxygenase, which produces MDVRPGAGLVGTAHPDTARRRFLQELGALLALAGIGTAEAQVPAACLLTPEATEGPFYLDDALMRADIRDGRPGQPLRLRLRVVEAQRGCAPVAGALVSVWHCDAEGSYSGESAANRQARYLRGVQATGADGVATFTTIYPGWYPSRAIHIHFKVLLAQSEVLTSQLYFDDALSRQVLGSHPAYRAHGVPTRPTTRDPIAGSRPSTVRVSQAGDTGGALDGEFTVGIARA; this is translated from the coding sequence ATGGACGTGCGCCCTGGAGCCGGCCTGGTCGGGACAGCCCATCCCGACACCGCACGCCGCCGCTTCCTGCAAGAGCTGGGTGCCCTGCTTGCGCTGGCCGGCATCGGCACCGCAGAAGCGCAAGTGCCGGCGGCCTGCCTGCTCACCCCTGAAGCCACCGAAGGGCCCTTTTACCTGGACGACGCGCTGATGCGCGCCGACATCCGCGACGGCCGTCCCGGCCAGCCGCTGCGGCTGCGCCTGCGCGTGGTCGAGGCACAGCGCGGCTGCGCGCCCGTCGCGGGCGCGCTGGTCAGCGTATGGCATTGCGACGCCGAAGGCAGCTACAGCGGCGAAAGTGCCGCCAACCGGCAGGCACGCTACCTGCGCGGCGTGCAGGCCACCGGGGCCGACGGCGTGGCGACGTTCACCACTATCTATCCCGGCTGGTATCCGTCGCGCGCCATCCATATCCATTTCAAGGTGCTGCTGGCGCAGTCGGAAGTGCTGACCAGCCAGCTGTATTTCGACGATGCACTCAGCCGCCAGGTGCTCGGCAGCCACCCTGCCTACCGCGCGCACGGCGTGCCGACGCGGCCGACCACACGGGATCCGATTGCCGGCAGCAGGCCCAGCACTGTGCGCGTGAGCCAGGCCGGGGATACCGGCGGCGCGCTCGACGGCGAGTTCACGGTAGGGATTGCGCGCGCCTGA